Proteins co-encoded in one Nitratireductor kimnyeongensis genomic window:
- a CDS encoding hydroxypyruvate isomerase family protein, giving the protein MKFSANLGFLWADRSLPSAIHAAKTAGFDAVECHWPYDVPDVEVRDALQETGLPMLGLNTRRGNVEDGDNGLAALPGRCAEARAAIDEALAYAIAVNAANVHVMAGFASGGAAEDVFVENLRYACAEAKSHGITILIEPLNSYDAPGYFLRTTDQALRIIDMVGSANLKLMFDCYHVQLVEGDLSNRIRRLLPRIGHIQFASVPDRGPPDHGEVRYTHLFNLIAELGYAAPLGAEYKPVDDTESTLGWLADIKREL; this is encoded by the coding sequence ATGAAGTTTTCTGCAAACCTCGGCTTTCTCTGGGCCGATCGATCATTGCCATCTGCGATCCATGCGGCAAAAACAGCCGGCTTCGATGCCGTCGAATGTCACTGGCCTTATGATGTACCGGATGTTGAAGTGCGAGATGCGCTGCAGGAAACCGGTCTTCCGATGCTTGGTCTCAATACCCGACGCGGGAATGTGGAAGACGGCGACAACGGCTTGGCCGCTCTTCCTGGACGCTGTGCCGAGGCGCGCGCCGCCATTGATGAGGCACTCGCCTATGCCATAGCCGTCAACGCGGCCAATGTGCATGTGATGGCGGGTTTTGCATCCGGTGGCGCGGCAGAAGACGTGTTTGTTGAGAACCTGCGATATGCCTGCGCGGAGGCAAAGTCTCACGGGATCACCATCCTGATTGAGCCGCTCAACAGCTATGATGCGCCTGGATATTTTCTGCGCACGACCGACCAGGCGCTGAGGATCATCGACATGGTTGGTTCCGCGAACCTGAAACTGATGTTCGACTGCTATCACGTGCAGCTGGTGGAGGGCGATCTGTCCAATCGCATCAGGCGCCTGCTTCCTCGCATCGGCCACATACAGTTTGCCTCCGTTCCCGATCGCGGACCACCGGATCACGGGGAGGTGCGTTACACACATCTCTTCAATCTGATTGCCGAACTTGGCTATGCAGCCCCTCTTGGGGCTGAATACAAACCCGTCGACGATACAGAGAGCACACTCGGTTGGCTCGCTGACATAAAACGAGAGCTATAG
- a CDS encoding ABC transporter permease has product MTPQAGSLGKAPAAAESKSVRSDFIQRYSTLGVLILMFLGFSLFVDRFLTPFNLTNIFQQIAILTIVGSGLTFGFAAREIDLSVGYTVGLSGILVPLLLTMGYPLAVALGAGLAAGIGVGLVNGLLVTKIGIPSLIATLAVGSILFGVNFLMTGGRAIYGGLPDAYLMLGQGRIFGIPNLAYFMIIAVAIAWFVMERTVFGRYVYAVGGNQKAAELSGVHITLYRMAALVLVSVFAVIAGALLAARLGSGQPNAGERYLLDGLATVFIGMTMFRPGTATVLGTLCGALFIGVINNGLNLIGMDTYIQNIVKGVIILVAVAIVSRTTKLNLL; this is encoded by the coding sequence ATGACACCCCAAGCCGGCTCCCTCGGCAAAGCCCCCGCTGCCGCCGAAAGCAAATCTGTCCGCTCAGACTTCATCCAGCGTTATTCGACGCTCGGGGTTCTCATCCTCATGTTCCTCGGGTTCTCGCTCTTCGTTGATCGCTTTCTGACGCCTTTCAATCTGACGAACATTTTCCAGCAGATCGCGATTCTGACGATCGTCGGTTCCGGACTGACATTTGGCTTCGCGGCCAGGGAAATCGATCTTTCAGTGGGCTATACGGTGGGCCTTTCGGGCATCTTAGTGCCGCTGCTTCTGACCATGGGGTATCCACTTGCGGTCGCTCTTGGCGCGGGATTGGCAGCGGGCATCGGGGTTGGTCTCGTCAACGGCCTGCTGGTCACGAAAATCGGCATTCCATCGCTTATCGCCACTCTGGCTGTGGGATCCATCCTCTTCGGTGTCAACTTTCTGATGACCGGAGGCCGCGCGATATATGGCGGTCTGCCTGATGCCTATCTCATGCTCGGTCAGGGGCGGATTTTTGGAATTCCCAATCTGGCTTATTTCATGATCATCGCTGTGGCGATTGCCTGGTTCGTGATGGAGCGGACGGTGTTCGGCCGCTATGTCTACGCCGTTGGCGGGAACCAGAAGGCGGCGGAGCTTTCGGGTGTGCATATCACGCTCTACCGGATGGCGGCACTGGTGCTGGTCTCCGTCTTCGCTGTTATCGCCGGCGCTCTGCTGGCCGCGAGGCTGGGATCCGGGCAACCCAATGCAGGCGAACGCTATCTGCTCGATGGGCTCGCCACCGTATTCATCGGCATGACCATGTTTCGACCCGGCACTGCGACGGTGCTCGGAACACTCTGCGGTGCACTCTTCATCGGCGTGATCAACAATGGCCTGAACCTCATTGGAATGGACACTTACATCCAGAACATCGTGAAGGGTGTGATCATTCTCGTCGCGGTCGCCATCGTATCGCGCACCACCAAACTCAATCTCCTGTAA
- a CDS encoding alpha/beta fold hydrolase: MSTVTLTMPRLGETMEEGTVSEWLVPEGQSFERGTPLVEFETDKTAVEYPALGSGRLVRTLVTQGNLVQVGDPIAEIDLMGGEDWVSGGQENQSTASDEPEDAGIEEVTDAQKHAKPPMISSGQEGRVRATPLARRAASRAGISIEAVPGTGRRGRVELSDVERSISGSVVSALAAESWGSETGSPVLLVHGFAGDRQTFDQLGRALGRAQLSVRAIDLPSHGETDADAQTFDDLVDALCGELNPSRPVALVGHSLGAAAAIAAADRRGGVSSLTLIAPAGLGLHIDAEFIAGMAQADSVGAVGHLLRRLSSRADAFSPALVTQIHAALSRGRLLRLADDICREGRQLVNVRSALASLANQIPVRILVGTEDRILNWRDTLDVSPAIALHVFPGAGHMPHWDAPAEAAAIIKKGVPDD, translated from the coding sequence ATGAGCACGGTGACGCTCACCATGCCTCGCCTGGGCGAGACAATGGAAGAAGGTACCGTCTCTGAATGGCTGGTGCCCGAAGGGCAATCCTTCGAGCGCGGGACGCCTCTGGTGGAGTTTGAAACCGACAAGACTGCTGTCGAATATCCCGCGCTCGGGTCCGGCCGGTTGGTTCGCACACTGGTCACGCAGGGTAATCTGGTTCAGGTGGGGGATCCGATTGCCGAGATCGACCTCATGGGAGGCGAGGATTGGGTTTCGGGTGGGCAGGAGAATCAGTCTACGGCCAGCGATGAGCCGGAAGATGCCGGCATTGAAGAGGTTACGGATGCACAGAAGCATGCCAAGCCTCCAATGATTTCGTCCGGCCAGGAGGGGCGCGTGCGCGCCACTCCCTTGGCCCGCCGTGCGGCGAGCCGTGCTGGGATCAGCATTGAAGCTGTTCCTGGGACAGGTCGCAGGGGACGTGTGGAGCTCTCTGACGTCGAGCGTTCTATCTCCGGCTCGGTCGTCTCCGCACTTGCAGCGGAAAGCTGGGGTTCGGAGACTGGCTCGCCCGTGCTCCTCGTTCACGGTTTTGCGGGAGATCGTCAGACCTTCGATCAGCTGGGCAGGGCGCTTGGGCGCGCGCAGCTTTCAGTGCGGGCGATTGATCTTCCGTCTCATGGAGAAACGGACGCGGACGCACAGACGTTCGATGATCTTGTCGACGCATTGTGCGGTGAGCTGAACCCGTCTCGACCGGTCGCATTGGTCGGCCATTCACTCGGGGCGGCGGCGGCCATTGCTGCGGCCGACCGTCGGGGCGGTGTCTCCTCGCTTACTCTCATCGCGCCGGCCGGTCTCGGATTGCATATCGATGCGGAGTTCATTGCCGGGATGGCCCAAGCCGACAGTGTGGGCGCGGTGGGGCATCTACTGAGAAGACTCTCAAGCCGCGCCGATGCATTCTCTCCGGCGCTGGTAACGCAGATCCACGCCGCCCTCTCGCGTGGCCGTTTGCTACGCTTGGCGGACGATATTTGCCGCGAGGGTAGACAGTTGGTCAATGTGCGCAGCGCCCTTGCATCGCTCGCCAATCAAATTCCGGTGCGTATCCTTGTGGGTACGGAGGATCGAATTCTGAACTGGCGCGATACGCTCGATGTCTCGCCAGCCATCGCACTCCATGTTTTTCCAGGCGCTGGTCACATGCCCCACTGGGATGCACCAGCCGAGGCGGCGGCGATCATCAAAAAGGGGGTGCCCGATGACTGA
- a CDS encoding sugar ABC transporter ATP-binding protein: MSVHLADILMEFPGTRALDRVDVTFRYNEVHGLVGENGAGKSTFVNILGGSLQPTRGTITVNDSAVVLSSPRVALGHGIAHVSQEGSLVPSLTGAENIMLGAEPRRPLGIVRRRTLRSEAERHMSTWFPGLDMDLHRPVKDLAMADQKVIEIVRALRGDIRLLILDEPTATLEAREKKRLWDIIRSLPQKGVGVVLISHFLSEVVTLCDRITVLRDGRHVGTLDKGNATEADLTNLMLRREQDACLDMPETRTRNDRPSPAVTGPVVLSVEGWKTGAVEVDRFVLRRGEIVGLIGLTGAGHFGFARSLYTRHGKLRGTISVNGSEVRAGGIRAMQRAGVALVPDQRMENALAGEGSVVENLTMVHSQFAARGGVLSRRRESQEAARIIDLLNVKTPSQRQLIRNLSGGNKQKVSIGKWLYGADDKYSVLIFVEPTEGVDIGAKMEIYAHLSRLAERGAAILIASSDLGEIAQLCHRAVPFVHGRPGDDIPASEFSESRFIQAITGDAA; encoded by the coding sequence ATGTCGGTGCATCTTGCCGATATCCTTATGGAGTTTCCGGGCACGCGAGCACTGGATCGCGTCGATGTGACATTCCGCTATAACGAAGTGCACGGCCTTGTCGGCGAGAACGGTGCCGGGAAAAGCACATTCGTCAATATTCTAGGTGGCTCACTCCAGCCCACGCGCGGGACCATCACCGTGAATGACAGCGCGGTGGTTCTTTCCAGTCCGCGGGTCGCGCTTGGCCATGGCATTGCGCATGTAAGCCAAGAGGGGAGCCTCGTACCCTCGCTGACCGGTGCGGAAAACATCATGCTCGGGGCAGAACCGCGCCGTCCTCTCGGTATCGTGCGCCGGCGCACTCTGCGAAGCGAAGCCGAACGGCACATGTCCACATGGTTTCCGGGTTTGGATATGGATCTTCACCGGCCGGTCAAAGACCTTGCAATGGCTGATCAGAAAGTCATCGAGATCGTGCGCGCACTGAGGGGGGATATTCGGCTTCTCATACTCGATGAGCCCACAGCGACTTTGGAAGCGCGGGAGAAAAAGCGGCTTTGGGACATCATTCGTTCACTGCCTCAGAAGGGCGTGGGTGTGGTGTTGATCTCCCATTTCCTGAGCGAGGTCGTGACGCTTTGCGACCGGATCACCGTTTTGCGCGACGGCAGGCATGTCGGCACACTGGACAAGGGGAACGCCACAGAAGCCGATCTCACAAATCTCATGTTGAGGCGGGAACAGGACGCCTGTTTGGATATGCCCGAAACGCGCACGCGCAATGATCGGCCATCGCCGGCGGTGACAGGACCGGTGGTGTTGTCCGTTGAAGGCTGGAAGACCGGAGCAGTGGAAGTGGACCGCTTCGTGTTGCGGCGGGGCGAAATTGTCGGGTTGATCGGGCTGACGGGGGCCGGACATTTCGGCTTTGCGCGCTCGCTCTACACGCGCCACGGCAAATTGCGCGGGACGATTTCCGTTAACGGCAGCGAGGTTCGTGCTGGGGGAATCCGCGCCATGCAAAGAGCCGGCGTAGCGCTGGTTCCGGACCAGCGCATGGAGAACGCGCTCGCGGGCGAGGGGAGCGTTGTCGAGAACCTGACAATGGTTCATTCGCAGTTTGCTGCGCGGGGTGGTGTGTTGAGCCGCCGCAGGGAAAGCCAAGAAGCGGCCCGCATCATCGACCTTTTGAACGTCAAGACACCGAGCCAGCGTCAGCTGATCCGCAATCTTTCAGGCGGAAACAAGCAGAAAGTCTCCATAGGCAAATGGCTCTATGGTGCCGACGACAAATACAGCGTCCTGATCTTCGTTGAACCGACCGAAGGCGTCGATATCGGGGCGAAGATGGAAATCTACGCTCATTTAAGCCGGCTCGCAGAGCGGGGGGCGGCAATCCTTATCGCCTCGTCGGATCTCGGTGAGATAGCGCAACTGTGCCATCGCGCGGTCCCCTTTGTTCATGGCAGGCCAGGCGATGACATACCGGCCTCCGAATTCTCCGAAAGCCGTTTCATCCAAGCCATCACTGGAGATGCCGCATGA
- a CDS encoding sugar-binding transcriptional regulator, translating to MIESDDHELMSRAAWIYYVGGLNQEETANRLGTTRARVNKLLQSAKDAGIVSISIDSRSNGLLEVEDELRQRFNLERCICSPALGLGREVQLPGTLSEYPRRAVGSLAATLVRELITRKGDAVIGTGWGRTLDHITRNMAGVSAPGARFVSLMGSLTANSAFNPFEVVQALARATGAEGYFLPVPFIANSPDDRDILLSQTTVRSVLEMARQPDMAIISVGELTEHSLLRRSGMISQLELDELHEAGAIGDTNGIFFDAHGAPVQHVLNQRTLAVDFKALRTTHTVLLSGGIEKAQATCALLESGIVKTLVVDGDTARAIHRIAGGKS from the coding sequence ATGATCGAGAGTGACGACCACGAACTGATGAGCCGTGCGGCATGGATCTACTATGTCGGGGGGCTCAACCAGGAAGAGACCGCAAATCGCCTGGGCACCACCCGAGCGCGCGTGAACAAATTGCTGCAGAGCGCCAAGGACGCCGGCATCGTATCGATCTCGATCGATTCACGGAGCAACGGTCTTCTGGAGGTGGAGGACGAGCTGCGCCAACGCTTCAATCTCGAACGTTGCATCTGCTCCCCGGCTCTGGGTCTCGGTAGAGAAGTTCAATTACCCGGTACTCTTTCCGAATATCCACGCCGCGCGGTTGGATCGCTGGCGGCAACGCTGGTCAGAGAATTGATCACACGCAAGGGTGACGCGGTGATCGGCACGGGCTGGGGTCGGACCCTCGACCACATTACACGCAACATGGCCGGCGTCAGCGCACCTGGCGCGCGCTTTGTCAGTCTTATGGGCTCGCTCACCGCCAACAGTGCGTTCAACCCTTTCGAGGTGGTTCAGGCTCTTGCGAGAGCAACCGGGGCCGAGGGCTATTTCCTGCCGGTACCGTTCATTGCCAATAGTCCGGATGACCGCGACATACTGTTGTCGCAGACCACCGTACGGTCGGTTCTCGAAATGGCGAGGCAACCGGACATGGCGATCATCTCCGTGGGAGAACTCACGGAGCATTCATTGCTCCGTCGTTCAGGCATGATCTCGCAACTCGAGCTGGACGAGCTTCACGAGGCTGGCGCGATCGGCGACACAAATGGCATTTTCTTTGATGCCCACGGAGCGCCTGTCCAGCATGTGCTCAATCAGCGGACGCTGGCCGTGGATTTCAAAGCATTGCGTACCACTCATACGGTGTTGCTCTCGGGTGGCATCGAGAAAGCGCAAGCCACCTGCGCCCTGCTCGAAAGCGGTATCGTCAAAACGCTTGTGGTGGATGGTGACACGGCGCGTGCAATTCACAGGATCGCCGGGGGCAAGAGTTAG
- a CDS encoding thiamine pyrophosphate-dependent dehydrogenase E1 component subunit alpha, giving the protein MTAPIDTAVAEKVPRSNTELLALYRQMRRVRTFEERVGELFVRGQSAGSMLHLSIGEESAAVGVASLMRDGDTFTTHHRGHGLFLARGADPKRMMAEIGGKEEGYCHGKGGSMHIADMGLGHLGANAIVGGGIPAVVGAGLASKREGKGAVSIAFFGDGAMQQGILYESMNMAALWDLPVIFVCINNQYGMGTRIEQATKGRALHERGLAFGLNSETVDGLDVRDVRAAAGRILDGARGGTPGFLAVECYRFFGHARMDKSPYRTPEDEEEGRAKDPVGFARKALVESGESSEADLEALDAEIAQEMDATIDFTVAAREPALQTMFRDVYAPGEPEPESVAARIDRILAGD; this is encoded by the coding sequence ATGACTGCACCCATCGACACGGCAGTTGCGGAAAAAGTGCCGCGCTCGAACACCGAGCTTCTTGCGCTCTACCGGCAGATGCGCCGGGTGCGCACATTCGAGGAGCGGGTTGGCGAGCTCTTTGTTCGCGGGCAATCGGCGGGCTCCATGCTGCATTTGTCCATTGGCGAAGAGTCGGCGGCGGTGGGCGTCGCCTCCCTGATGAGGGATGGAGACACATTCACCACTCACCACCGCGGACATGGATTATTCCTTGCCCGCGGTGCGGATCCCAAACGCATGATGGCGGAGATCGGCGGCAAGGAAGAGGGCTATTGTCACGGTAAAGGCGGCTCCATGCACATTGCCGACATGGGGCTTGGCCACCTCGGCGCCAACGCCATTGTGGGCGGTGGCATCCCTGCTGTTGTCGGTGCCGGACTTGCATCGAAACGCGAGGGCAAGGGCGCGGTCTCCATCGCGTTCTTCGGTGATGGCGCGATGCAGCAGGGCATCCTCTATGAGAGCATGAACATGGCTGCACTGTGGGATCTGCCCGTGATCTTCGTGTGCATCAACAACCAATACGGTATGGGGACACGCATCGAGCAGGCAACAAAAGGCCGCGCGCTTCATGAGCGCGGGCTGGCGTTCGGGCTGAATTCAGAGACCGTGGACGGTCTGGATGTGCGCGACGTGCGTGCGGCAGCGGGCCGAATTCTCGATGGCGCTCGCGGTGGCACCCCCGGGTTTCTTGCGGTCGAATGCTACCGTTTCTTTGGTCATGCCCGCATGGACAAGAGCCCCTACCGTACGCCTGAGGATGAGGAAGAGGGACGCGCGAAAGACCCGGTTGGGTTTGCCCGCAAAGCTCTGGTTGAAAGCGGAGAGAGTAGCGAGGCTGACCTCGAGGCTCTCGACGCCGAGATCGCGCAGGAAATGGACGCGACCATCGACTTCACGGTCGCCGCGCGTGAGCCGGCACTTCAGACGATGTTCCGCGACGTTTATGCGCCTGGTGAGCCGGAGCCGGAATCCGTGGCAGCCCGCATCGACCGCATTCTGGCAGGGGACTGA
- a CDS encoding sugar ABC transporter substrate-binding protein translates to MNKFAKSLARCVAAGAVLAATTAVGFTQDALEIAWVHSNAAAQSEQRVKAGFEEWLGESGNSWNVSFLDSQGSGEATASNLQDAVSRGVDAIIITMSDLRASKAAIDVAIEAGVPVFSVDSGFVEGIQVDVTTNNWAMSADVSPYLLDQIGGEGNLVFFRMAEHHGTRKRGDVMEKVLQEYGDVKVLAEHNIDYTAFFEDTTSSMQDYVARFGDEIDAVWAPWDEPAQATINVMKAAGLTDVKVIGIDGHPQAVAEVCKPDSMMIATVSQPFEGMGAQVGEWIKSIVVDGKSRDEVIPSDIVYMDAPLVTKQNCKDFM, encoded by the coding sequence ATGAACAAGTTTGCAAAGAGCCTGGCGCGCTGTGTGGCCGCAGGCGCCGTTCTCGCAGCCACAACTGCTGTCGGTTTTACGCAGGACGCGCTCGAAATTGCGTGGGTTCACTCAAATGCTGCGGCGCAGTCCGAGCAGCGGGTGAAAGCCGGGTTCGAGGAATGGCTGGGTGAGAGCGGAAACTCCTGGAATGTCAGTTTCCTCGATAGCCAGGGCTCGGGCGAGGCCACCGCGTCAAATCTTCAGGATGCTGTTTCGCGTGGTGTGGACGCCATCATCATCACCATGTCCGATCTCCGCGCATCCAAGGCTGCAATTGACGTGGCCATTGAGGCAGGGGTTCCTGTCTTCTCGGTCGACAGCGGCTTCGTGGAGGGCATTCAGGTGGATGTCACCACCAACAACTGGGCGATGTCCGCCGATGTCTCTCCGTACCTTCTCGATCAGATTGGCGGCGAGGGCAATCTCGTCTTCTTCCGCATGGCCGAGCACCATGGGACCCGCAAACGCGGTGATGTGATGGAGAAGGTTCTTCAGGAATACGGCGATGTGAAAGTGTTGGCAGAGCACAACATCGATTACACGGCCTTCTTTGAAGACACGACCTCTTCGATGCAGGACTATGTGGCACGCTTCGGCGATGAGATTGATGCAGTCTGGGCGCCCTGGGATGAACCGGCACAGGCCACCATCAACGTCATGAAAGCTGCCGGGCTGACCGATGTGAAAGTCATTGGCATTGACGGTCATCCGCAGGCGGTCGCGGAGGTCTGCAAGCCGGACAGCATGATGATTGCAACTGTGAGCCAGCCTTTCGAGGGCATGGGGGCGCAAGTTGGCGAGTGGATCAAGTCGATCGTGGTGGACGGCAAGTCGCGCGACGAGGTGATTCCGAGCGACATCGTCTACATGGACGCCCCTCTCGTGACGAAGCAAAACTGCAAGGACTTCATGTAG
- a CDS encoding carboxymuconolactone decarboxylase family protein produces MTEVDVRSKLKAAKARMGGFAKSAPDLMKGFAAISAVATRQGHFSASDRELLATAIAVASGCEDCILYHVDAAKRHGAEEAALVEALEVAVEMGGGPAVMYAGKAMEAFREL; encoded by the coding sequence ATGACTGAGGTAGATGTCCGTTCGAAGTTGAAGGCTGCAAAAGCGCGGATGGGGGGCTTTGCGAAATCGGCACCGGACCTGATGAAAGGATTCGCTGCGATTTCGGCTGTGGCGACACGGCAAGGTCATTTCTCCGCTTCCGACCGCGAATTGCTGGCGACAGCCATTGCCGTGGCCAGTGGCTGCGAGGATTGCATCCTCTACCATGTGGATGCTGCGAAGCGGCATGGCGCGGAAGAGGCGGCTCTTGTCGAGGCACTGGAGGTGGCGGTGGAAATGGGTGGTGGGCCCGCCGTCATGTATGCCGGCAAGGCGATGGAGGCGTTTCGGGAGCTATAG
- a CDS encoding FGGY-family carbohydrate kinase: protein MAYFLTADGGTESIRARVYDMKGNCLGTSAVPYQTDFKPGRVEQNPEDWWANFVRAAREAIREAEVDSSGIEAICYATTCCTVVALDENGRALRPAIMWMDVRAHQEAQEVLATGDEALLLNGAGQGPVSAEWMIPKALWLKRNEPQTFAKAHRICEYQDFLTYRLTGTWAASLDNAGLRWHYRSRSGGWASSLLAALDLSELEQKWPERVVAPGEVIGTLTSAAANELGLSGNVKVVQGGADALIGMIGLGVHKPGQLAMITGSSHLQFGVTESPIHAPGVWGSYADIVYPGRWIVEGGQTSTGSIINWLSRLKGAPLDFDDLNRRASALEPGCDGLIVQDHFQGNRTPHTDPLSRGAIVGLTLGHEVHHIFRAIMEGIGFGTRAILDAFRSAGYVGEEMTVGGGATGSDLWLQIHADTAGIPVRVPASPDAPSTGSAVLAGVGAGHFATIDEGIEAMVHAGRLIEPRAESVARYDDIYEKYAALYPALKEVMS from the coding sequence GTGGCTTATTTCCTGACGGCTGACGGCGGGACCGAGAGCATACGAGCGCGTGTCTATGACATGAAGGGAAACTGCCTTGGAACCAGCGCAGTTCCTTATCAGACTGATTTCAAGCCCGGGCGCGTGGAGCAAAATCCGGAAGATTGGTGGGCAAATTTCGTTCGTGCCGCGCGCGAGGCGATCCGCGAGGCAGAGGTAGACTCAAGTGGCATCGAGGCCATTTGCTATGCCACGACATGCTGTACCGTTGTCGCTCTCGACGAAAATGGCCGCGCCTTGCGCCCCGCCATCATGTGGATGGATGTGCGGGCGCATCAGGAGGCTCAGGAGGTGTTGGCCACGGGCGATGAAGCCCTGCTGTTGAACGGGGCTGGGCAGGGTCCGGTCTCCGCAGAGTGGATGATCCCGAAGGCCCTGTGGTTGAAGCGAAACGAACCGCAGACCTTCGCGAAGGCCCACAGGATTTGCGAGTATCAGGACTTTCTCACCTATCGCCTTACAGGCACATGGGCGGCGAGCCTCGACAATGCCGGACTGCGCTGGCACTACCGGTCGCGCTCGGGAGGATGGGCTTCAAGCCTGCTCGCCGCATTGGACCTTTCGGAGCTTGAACAAAAATGGCCTGAGAGGGTGGTTGCGCCGGGCGAGGTGATCGGTACGCTCACCTCGGCTGCAGCGAACGAGCTGGGTCTGTCAGGCAATGTGAAAGTGGTTCAGGGTGGCGCGGACGCGCTCATCGGCATGATCGGTCTGGGGGTACACAAGCCCGGGCAACTGGCCATGATCACGGGTTCCTCCCATCTCCAATTCGGGGTGACGGAAAGCCCCATACATGCGCCCGGCGTGTGGGGCAGCTACGCCGACATTGTGTATCCCGGCCGTTGGATAGTGGAAGGCGGTCAGACTTCCACCGGCTCCATTATCAATTGGCTCTCGCGCCTCAAGGGTGCCCCACTCGATTTCGATGACCTAAACCGAAGAGCCTCTGCGCTGGAGCCGGGTTGTGACGGGCTCATTGTTCAGGATCATTTTCAGGGCAACCGCACGCCACACACCGATCCGCTTTCACGTGGTGCGATTGTTGGACTGACCCTCGGCCATGAGGTTCATCACATCTTCCGCGCCATCATGGAGGGTATTGGCTTCGGTACCCGCGCCATTCTCGATGCTTTCCGGTCGGCCGGGTATGTCGGGGAGGAGATGACCGTGGGAGGCGGAGCCACCGGTTCGGATCTTTGGCTGCAAATCCACGCGGATACGGCCGGCATTCCGGTGCGGGTGCCGGCTTCACCAGATGCGCCGTCGACCGGCTCGGCGGTGCTTGCCGGCGTGGGGGCCGGGCACTTCGCTACCATCGATGAGGGCATTGAAGCGATGGTGCATGCGGGCCGATTGATTGAGCCCCGTGCCGAAAGTGTCGCGAGATACGATGATATTTACGAAAAATACGCCGCGCTTTATCCGGCCTTGAAGGAGGTTATGTCATGA
- a CDS encoding alpha-ketoacid dehydrogenase subunit beta, producing the protein MAEMTYRDALKQALRDGMAEDDTVMVIGEEVGRYGGAYGVTKGLYEEFGADRMIDTPISEPAIVGAAVGAAMSGLRPVAELMYVDFIGMTMDQLGNQAAKIRYMFGGQVGVPMVLRTQGGTGRSAGAQHSQSLEAYVMHTPGLRLVMPATVSDAYHLLRQSLKQPDPVVFIEHKALYTMKEDVDLAAPAPEWGKARVHRTGDDLVIVTYSRQLHHALAAAEAMAGKGVEATVIDLRSLNPLDFDTVREHVERVGRVMVVSEGVMTAGVGAELSARIHEECFDFLAEPVIRVCGEDIPISVSVELEKNSVPTVAFIQSAGEKLVGLRSAA; encoded by the coding sequence ATGGCAGAGATGACCTATAGAGACGCGCTCAAACAGGCTCTGCGCGATGGTATGGCCGAGGACGATACCGTGATGGTGATCGGTGAAGAGGTCGGCCGCTACGGTGGCGCCTACGGTGTTACCAAAGGCCTGTACGAGGAGTTCGGTGCTGACCGCATGATCGACACGCCGATTTCCGAACCGGCCATCGTTGGCGCTGCAGTGGGTGCCGCCATGTCTGGCTTGAGGCCCGTGGCCGAGCTCATGTATGTGGATTTCATCGGGATGACGATGGATCAGCTCGGAAACCAGGCAGCGAAAATCCGCTATATGTTCGGTGGTCAGGTGGGTGTGCCCATGGTGCTACGGACCCAGGGGGGAACAGGCCGTTCGGCTGGCGCCCAGCACTCACAGTCCCTCGAAGCCTATGTGATGCACACGCCCGGTCTTCGGCTTGTCATGCCAGCCACAGTTTCCGATGCCTATCATCTTCTGCGGCAGTCGCTGAAGCAGCCTGACCCGGTCGTCTTCATCGAGCACAAGGCGCTCTACACGATGAAGGAAGATGTGGATCTGGCCGCCCCGGCGCCGGAATGGGGAAAGGCCCGGGTCCACCGCACGGGAGATGATCTGGTGATCGTGACCTATTCCCGCCAACTGCACCATGCGCTTGCAGCCGCGGAGGCGATGGCGGGAAAGGGCGTGGAAGCGACGGTGATCGATCTCCGCTCTCTGAATCCGCTGGATTTCGATACCGTGCGGGAACATGTTGAGCGCGTGGGCCGGGTGATGGTCGTCTCCGAAGGCGTGATGACCGCAGGTGTCGGCGCGGAGCTCTCGGCTCGTATCCACGAGGAGTGCTTCGACTTTCTGGCCGAGCCCGTGATCCGCGTCTGTGGTGAAGACATTCCGATTTCGGTTTCCGTCGAACTCGAGAAGAACTCCGTGCCCACGGTGGCCTTTATCCAGTCGGCCGGTGAGAAGCTTGTGGGTTTGAGGAGTGCGGCATGA